ATCGGGTAGTCGTAAAATAGATTGCATGACCTCAGGAGTAACCGGTAATCCAATTTTTTCCTGAATTGAACTCAGTTGTTGAAAATAGGCAGTAACAATATTCTCATTAATCACTGAATTGCTTTCAGTTCCAAGGTTTTCAAGATATAGGGAGAAATCCATTTTGCCTCGCACCAGTTTCTCGTTCATTTCCTTTCGGATAACGATGTCTTTTTCGCGATAAAGTGCGGGAATTCGGGAGTTAATATCCAGTTGTTTGCTGTTCAACGTTTTTAACTCAACAGTGATTTTTTTATTTCCGGTTTCAAATTCGGCCTTTCCGTAGCCGGTCATCGATTTGATCATGCAGTATTTTTTAGTTGGCCGCAAAGTTACTATTTTAAAAGGAGTTCATTGATATTTGCTGGGAAGTTTTTAAACGACACAGAACCAAGAGCGCTCTTGTCGTTTCAATTTTTGTCGAACAACGAATCCAGTTTTCTGGAAAAAATTGATTGAGTCTCCTGATCGGGAACTAATATTTGTAATGCATGAGGAATTATTTCCACGCTTATTTCTTCTATTCGTCCAATTAGCTCCCCATCAATTTGAAGTTCCCTTTTTTTGTAATTTCTGATGGATGCTTTTTTACAACTGTAACTATCGATGTAATCCAACTCATGGATTGTTCGAGAAAAGAAGGGAATGATCATATGAAATAGATGCCAGAACGAGTAGGGTCTGATCAGTATAATTTCAAATTTACCGTCATCAATAGTTCCTTTGGGATTGATTACTGCTCCTGTTCCATATTTCGAGGCATTGGCAAGGACAATCATATGCGCTTTCCGAATGATTTTTTCACCATCAATAAGTATTAGGTATTTGTTTGGTTTTGAGGTGAGTAGTTCTTTGAAAAAATGCTTCGCATAGCCGATAAAACCTCTGGTGTCATCGTTTTCAAAACGCTTTATAATTTGGGCATTTAGTCCAATGTCACTTAGGTGGAATGAGATGTGTCGGTCGTTGATTCTCAGTGCATCGATTGATTTCTTCCTGATACTCGTGACTACCTTTAAAGCTTGGTCAATATTTTGGGGTATTCCTAATTCAGTGGCCATGCCATTTGCGGAACCTAGTGGTAATATAGCGATTGGAATATCTTTATTGAGCATGACTTCCCCAACAAGTTTGAACGTTCCGTCTCCACCCACCGAAACCACCCGGTCAGGAGCGTATTCAGCAAGTACAGTCGTAATTTTTTTAGCATCATCTTCACCTGTTGTGGAGAAGATCTCGTATTCTGAATGCTGATCCCCAAAAAGCCCCTGAATCTTTTCTTTGAGGTGATTTTTATCAATGTCGCCGGATATTGGGTTGATAATGAATAGAATTTTCTGGCGCCGGTTTGTTTCCATGTTTGGCATATCTTGTGCATGTTTTAATAAGGAAAGCTATAAAACTTATGCCAAAAATTACAATTTTATGGTAAAGGGAGTAAAACCGTTCATTTATTTTAAGCGAAAGACAAAGAGTATCTCCAAGCGAATAAAGCTATATTTAAAGCATCGGTTGGGATGGTTAGGTATTCCTGTAATTGTCGCCTATCGGGGGTTTGGAAACAGTAGTCAGTTATTTGTGAATGGCTATGTTACCGAAGATAAGGGGTTGGCAAAAACTCTCGAAACCAACTCAGTTTGGATGAATATGCTTAGCATGATTAAGCGATATTCCAGCGATGAAATTCCCGGAGTTGATGTCAAAATAGAAATTGATGAAAAATTTCACCATGTGACTACTGAGGATAATGGTCTTTTTAAAACCTCTTTTACGAATAGTTCGCATGCAATACGCTCGAATTCAGAATGGTTGCCGTATGTGGCAACACTGTATTCGGATATCACCGGAGAAGATCAAGAGGTGAGTGCAAAAGGCGAATTATTTATTCCCGGGAACGACTTGGATTTTGGAGTCATTTCAGATATTGACGACACCATTTTGATTAGTCATGCGACGCAAACACTGCGCAAGCTTAGACTGATGCTATGGAGAAATGCCAGAACCCGAAAGCCTTTCCCGGGGGTAGCCGCATTTTACAGAGCCTTGCACTCGGGGGTGAATGGAAAAAAAGCCAATCCTTTTTTTTATGTGTCGAGCAGCGAGTGGAATTTGTACGATTTGCTGGAAGACTTCTGCCGTTTTAATAATTTTCCGAAAGGGGTCTTTCTGTTGCGAGAGTTGAAAATGAATATTTTGAAATTTTGGAAATCGGGAGGTGGAAATCACGAGCATAAATATGAGAAAATAAGAATGCTTTTTGAAACCTATCCAACGATGTCTTTTATTCTGATTGGCGATAATGGCCAGCACGATCCGGAAATCTATAACCGAATTACATCAGAATTCCCCAATCGGGTGAAAGCCATTTATATCCGGACAATTAAGAAAAAAAGAATCAACAAACGGTTAAATGAAATTATTGACGGATTGAGGAACCAAAATGTTCCTATGATTTTGGCTAAAGATACA
The DNA window shown above is from uncultured Sunxiuqinia sp. and carries:
- a CDS encoding phosphatase domain-containing protein — its product is MVKGVKPFIYFKRKTKSISKRIKLYLKHRLGWLGIPVIVAYRGFGNSSQLFVNGYVTEDKGLAKTLETNSVWMNMLSMIKRYSSDEIPGVDVKIEIDEKFHHVTTEDNGLFKTSFTNSSHAIRSNSEWLPYVATLYSDITGEDQEVSAKGELFIPGNDLDFGVISDIDDTILISHATQTLRKLRLMLWRNARTRKPFPGVAAFYRALHSGVNGKKANPFFYVSSSEWNLYDLLEDFCRFNNFPKGVFLLRELKMNILKFWKSGGGNHEHKYEKIRMLFETYPTMSFILIGDNGQHDPEIYNRITSEFPNRVKAIYIRTIKKKRINKRLNEIIDGLRNQNVPMILAKDTVDAARHAAQCHYISSADIDQIILDTKEDLAKPEEPLMKKGSS
- a CDS encoding diacylglycerol kinase family protein — translated: METNRRQKILFIINPISGDIDKNHLKEKIQGLFGDQHSEYEIFSTTGEDDAKKITTVLAEYAPDRVVSVGGDGTFKLVGEVMLNKDIPIAILPLGSANGMATELGIPQNIDQALKVVTSIRKKSIDALRINDRHISFHLSDIGLNAQIIKRFENDDTRGFIGYAKHFFKELLTSKPNKYLILIDGEKIIRKAHMIVLANASKYGTGAVINPKGTIDDGKFEIILIRPYSFWHLFHMIIPFFSRTIHELDYIDSYSCKKASIRNYKKRELQIDGELIGRIEEISVEIIPHALQILVPDQETQSIFSRKLDSLFDKN